The genome window GCCAGAGGACAACCAGTAGAACAGGTCGCACAGAAAGGTGTAACCATGTTTAGATAGAATTTTTCATCTTCATCTGAATAAAATCAAAGACTCTTTTTGCTGTTTCGATTGCATCCTCTGCTTCTCCTCTGTCGATATCAAAATAATCATCTGGGTAACGAGAATGTATCGCAAATGGATTAAGCTTTTTTACATCATCTTTTAGTGCCAGAAAGTCAGCATCTGATTCACAACAAATCTTTAGTAGATATTCTAAATCATGAGTACGCTCTAGTGGGTTTCCTTTAAAAATTAAAAATCCCTTCAGAACTTTTTCTGCGCATTGATGAGTGTGATAGGCAACGCAATCAAGTGTATCATCATCGTCTCTTAGGCCCTTGTGTGCCATTTTTAAGTCACTTTGTGCCTTAGCAAACCAATCTTTATGCCCTGGCATAGAGAACCTTTCCCTCTTTTTTTATCTTGTAACACAACGTTGAAGAATCTGCAGTTGTTTTTGCAAACTCATCTTTGGTATAAATTAAAAGATCTTTTGGGACTTTTAATTCCCATAAGGCTTCTGCACCCGCATCACCTCTTCTGTGTATTTTTTGGTCTGACTGATCAATCACAATAAGTAAGTCTAGGTCACTTCCTGCGTCGGGCTGACCCCACGCGTGTGAGCCAAAAAGGTATATCGTGATGGGATTATATGCCGAAACAAGTTTTTTTGTTACTGCTTCAATCATTTCATTCGATACCATGAATAACGCTCCTTTGCCTAAAAGCAGAATCAATTTCGCAATATGCACAAGAATTATTTTATTTTAAAGGAATTTAGATCCTCTGGTCAATCCCCTTGTCAAGCAAGAGGACAGGTCAGAGGATGCCCCCCTGTAGGCTCGTCGCTCCGGGCTTGATCCGGAGTCCATTCCTAAAGATAAAACCTATGTTTTTTACTCAAGTATTACCATGGATCCCGGCTCGGAGGCCGGGATGACAAGTTGGAAAGGCCTGGATGCCCCCCTGTAGGCTCGTCACTCCGGGCTTGATCCGGAGTCCATTCCTAAAAAATAAAACTTATGTTTTTTACCCAAGTATTACCATGGATCCCGGCTCGGAGGCCGGGATGACGAGTTGGCAAGGCCGGGATAAGAGTTGGCAGGTTCAGTACTATCAAAAGTGTTTTTGAGGTGCTCGTTGTTAACTCAAATCCAACAAAAAATTTGTCATTCCCGACTCTGATCGGGAATCTAGATCCTCTGGTCAATCCCCTTGTCAAGCCAGAGGACAGGTCAGAGCATGACAAGTTTGACTAAAAAGCAAAAAGAGAG of Campylobacterota bacterium contains these proteins:
- a CDS encoding nucleotidyltransferase domain-containing protein produces the protein MVSNEMIEAVTKKLVSAYNPITIYLFGSHAWGQPDAGSDLDLLIVIDQSDQKIHRRGDAGAEALWELKVPKDLLIYTKDEFAKTTADSSTLCYKIKKEGKVLYARA
- a CDS encoding HEPN domain-containing protein, with amino-acid sequence MPGHKDWFAKAQSDLKMAHKGLRDDDDTLDCVAYHTHQCAEKVLKGFLIFKGNPLERTHDLEYLLKICCESDADFLALKDDVKKLNPFAIHSRYPDDYFDIDRGEAEDAIETAKRVFDFIQMKMKNSI